CAAGCCGCAAAAATGCTCTATGGGACCAATCTGCATTATAGACCCAGAAGGGGAGAAGAAGTGAGGGACCTCGACAAACACGCCATCCTACGCAAACTGTTCGATGACATCGGGCCTCGATATCAAGATCGAAGCGGTGGATATACACGTGTTATACGAGGTGAACTCCGAAAAGGCGACGGCGCACAGATGGGTTACATTCAACTGGTTTAATGGCTGTCGGCTATCAGCAGTCGGTAAAGAGGTTCTCTTTCTGACCGCTGACTGCCGACTGCTGACAACTATTAAAACCGATACCCGGCGGATACAAACACCCGATGTGTAAGCCGTTCCGTGGTCAAGTCATTCCTGCTCCGCTGCCAAGTTCCCAACATATATCCCACATCAAACTTCAGAGAATCTTCAAAGATTTTTCCCACACCTAACGTCAAGAAATCGCGTGTGTTGTTAACCTCAGCATCGGTGAACGGAATCGTATCCCGAAAATAACCGAAACGGACATAGGTATCGATAGTAGGTAGCCTATATTCGACACCAAGGCGTGCCTGAAGCGTCATGGTATAGAACTCCTCAAAATTATCCTGCGAAATGTCATCGGCTGGGGCTGGATCGTAGCGGGTCTGCGTCCAATCCGTGAGTTGGACATCACCTGCCAAGACCAAATCATCGTCAAATAATTTCACAGCAATTCCAGTTCCAATTTCAAAGGGTCTCTCAATATCAAACGCTTGCGCCCCGTCCACAGCATCCGACAATTCTTCTCCGTCGTCATAAACTGCCTGCGTCGATTGGTACCAGATCTCATCAACGCCCAATTCAACAGGGGTGACCAAGGTTAAACCGACACTGACAGCATCCGTTAGATGTGCCAGAAGCCCTATCCGCGCGCCTAAACCTGAGTACTCCCGGTCAATTGCGTCATCGTATCTGAAACGCGACAACTCGCTATCCACCTTCAACAGATCCGTCGCTGT
This portion of the Candidatus Poribacteria bacterium genome encodes:
- the rplQ gene encoding 50S ribosomal protein L17 yields the protein MRHRKRGRKLGRTTSHRKALFRNQATALFEHEQIRTTLPKCKELRRVAEKLITLAKRGDLPARRQAAKMLYGTNLHYRPRRGEEVRDLDKHAILRKLFDDIGPRYQDRSGGYTRVIRGELRKGDGAQMGYIQLV